In the Telopea speciosissima isolate NSW1024214 ecotype Mountain lineage chromosome 2, Tspe_v1, whole genome shotgun sequence genome, one interval contains:
- the LOC122650507 gene encoding uncharacterized protein LOC122650507, with protein sequence MELLFSWWRRKAKIVLVADIWKALLIIVCQQIWVERNRRRYDNQRNTPMQVMQRCIAEIADCSIAKGIQIKSVNDLMLAKFFKVDTATPKLKQNLEIRWKAPPVGWWKLNIDGSSIGNPGYSGAGGIFRNHLGVTRRCFSIFQGIGTNFQAKMAAFSIGINEVKDLEVERLWVECDSATVVTGILSSKIPWDFLQRWWTAENYLKSIQWRITHCYREGNATVDALANRVANSKTSENWNGSPNFIAHTTTWEALGRPYYRLSKPVVRLLRS encoded by the coding sequence ATGGAGCTCCTTTTCTCATGGTGGCGGAGAAAAGCAAAGATAGTTTTGGTGGCTGATATCTGGAAGGCACTCCTTATAATTGTATGCCAACAAATTTGGGTGGAAAGAAATAGACGAAGGTATGACAACCAGCGCAACACTCCAATGCAAGTCATGCAACGTTGTATCGCTGAGATTGCAGATTGCTCTATAGCCAAAGGAATCCAAATTAAATCAGTAAATGATCTAATGCTAGCAAAATTCTTCAAGGTAGACACTGCAACGCCCAAATTGAAGCAAAATCTTGAAATTCGATGGAAGGCGCCCCCTGTGGGGTGGTGGAAACTGAACATTGACGGCTCTTCCATTGGCAATCCCGGCTATTCAGGTGCAGGGGGGATTTTCAGGAATCACCTTGGTGTAACAAGAAGATGCTTCTCTATTTTCCAAGGAATCGGAACGAACTTCCAAGCTAAGATGGCAGCCTTTTCTATTGGCATAAATGAGGTGAAAGATCTAGAGGTCGAGCGCCTCTGGGTGGAGTGTGATTCAGCCACGGTGGTTACTGGCATTCTTTCCTCTAAGATCCCATGGGACTTCCTTCAACGCTGGTGGACTGCTGAAAATTACCTAAAATCAATACAGTGGCGAATCACCCATTGTTATAGAGAGGGTAATGCCACAGTCGATGCCCTTGCCAATCGTGTAGCAAATTCCAAAACTTCTGAGAACTGGAACGGATCCCCTAACTTCATTGCTCATACTACTACGTGGGAAGCTTTGGGCAGACCGTACTACCGCCTCTCCAAACCTGTAGTGAGGCTGCTACGATCTTGA